In Primulina huaijiensis isolate GDHJ02 chromosome 16, ASM1229523v2, whole genome shotgun sequence, a single genomic region encodes these proteins:
- the LOC140962134 gene encoding uncharacterized protein isoform X1 — protein MVGKRTGSISRAKISGRINSVKYGGSGDIASKLNQLRRLREELCGADSVLLEEFLYPLLDLLSDSFSPVRKSITEIVGQIGSKHSEFLPEIVPALINILKDDAPAVARQAITCAIDIFRCTLIKVVIQGLYSSEFDESLKSSWEYVLKLRDEIYSLAFKVGSDGRRLPALKFVESVVLLYSPDPNGSLEPSSDQVSEEEFNVSWLRGGHPILNVGDLSLEASKSVGKLLDQLRLPAVKSVSNLMIIVLIKSLSTVARKRPAFYGRILPVLLGLDPSVSASEDFHISGSRHALKNAFECCLNCTHPGAVPWRDRLLSALSEMELGKSSEQEWNLMRENNGTIDLKDDSHISQTHEDGKSSDGALAVEQSYAGRKRPGLHDGSDFNQDNMSGKRVKSTVGVIDGSVHDPKGNQVNVPSVGRASSITAAESGPVPQLVAMFSTLVAQGEKAAASLEILISSISADLLADVVMANIRNLPPIYPKSEGDEVPLLDIGPPPGVEHDAHIKNLSLLLTEILSHPSSSQLKEDKTGSHHHSGLRELEHAQEEEVTQATVGDGNVAYDGLDFSSQQASVSTVESGSREDIPSGIHTGHSAIKSEVTDAKLQEEEIPGLSLSIQDGRIDENLTALLSNSTNLEDANNDKATNFGNSPVELAQSLSTDRSEELSPKVAVTDSTSINSSTPTSLGMIAQLVFPKITAPVIVLVDEQKDQLQELAFLRIIDAYKQVTAAGGWQLRVSILAHSGIEFPSELDPWKLLKMHIFSDYVKHEGHEITLRVLYRLFGEAEEDRDFFSSTTATSVYETFLLHVSETLRDSFPASDKSLNRLLGEVPYLPNSIFKLLECLCSPGCNADDKELHGGDRVIQGLSIVWSLILLRPPIRDATLKIALKSSVHHLEEVSMKAIRLVANKLYPLSFISEKIEDFAKEMLLSVANDNQTVVTNEADVMQLLMDEKISSENQPTGAKINNIADDTQHVATSASGQSSAVAEVQRCMSLFFALCTKKHSLIRQIFDVYKSMSEVAKQAVHHQLPLLVRTIGSSHELLDIMSDFPSESEELLMQAVHTLTDGTIPSPELLATIRRLYDTKIKDVDILIPILPFLPKNEVMRIFPYLVNAPPDKFQVALSRVIQGLNNSGPVLTPAESLIAIHGIDPERDGIPLKKVTDACNVCFEQRDIFSQQVLAKVLNQLVEQIPLPLLFMRTVLQAIGAFPSLVEFIMEILSRLVSKQIWKYPKLWVGFMKCALLTKPQSFGVLLQLPPAQLENALNRTPALKSPLVAHANQPHIRSSLPRSSLVVLGIASDAQASSQPKPTQSQSVENGNSNKEAVTDVSKESST, from the exons ATGGTGGGCAAAAGGACGGGTTCGATTTCGCGAGCGAAGATTTCGGGTCGAATAAATTCAGTAAAGTACGGCGGTTCCGGGGACATTGCATCGAAGCTCAACCAGCTGCGGCGGCTCCGAGAGGAGCTGTGTGGCGCGGACTCTGTTTTGTTGGAGGAATTCCTCTACCCTCTCCTTGACCTCCTTTCTGATAGTTTCAGCCCCGTTCGGAAATCCATCACTGA GATAGTTGGCCAAATTGGATCGAAGCACTCAGAGTTCTTGCCTGAAATTGTACCAGCACTGATAAATATTCTGAAGGATGATGCACCTGCTGTTGCTCGCCAGGCTATCACATGTGCGATTGATATATTTCGGTGTACTCTCATCAAAGTTGTGATCCAG GGCTTGTACTCAAGTGAGTTTGATGAATCACTTAAATCATCTTGGGAATATGTACTAAAGTTAAGAGATGAGATATACTCATTGGCGTTTAAG GTGGGAAGTGATGGGAGAAGGTTGCCCGCATTAAAGTTTGTCGAATCAGTTGTTTTACTTTACTCACCTGACCCTAATGGTTCTTTGGAACCTTCCTCTGATCAAGTTTCTGAAG AGGAATTCAATGTCTCGTGGCTTCGTGGAGGTCATCCTATACTTAATGTTGGAGATCTGTCACTTGAAGCAAGTAAAAGTGTGGGTAAACTGCTTGATCAACTGAGACTCCCTGCTGTGAAATCAGTTAGTAATCTAATGATTATCGTACTGATCAAAAG TCTTTCAACAGTTGCAAGGAAAAGGCCAGCCTTTTATGGTCGAATATTGCCAGTTTTACTCGGTTTGGATCCTTCAGTCTCTGCTAGCGAAGACTTTCATATTTCTGGGTCACGTCATGCTTTGAAGAATGCTTTTGAATGTTGTTTGAATTGTACACACCCTGGTGCTGTTCcg tgGCGGGACCGTCTTCTTAGTGCACTCAGCGAAATGGAACTTGGAAAATCATCTGAACAAGAATGGAACCTAATGCGTGAGAATAATGGAACAATAGACTTGAAAGATGATTCACATATTTCTCAGACTCATGAG GATGGTAAATCTTCTGACGGAGCACTTGCCGTTGAACAGAGTTATGCAGGGAGGAAAAGACCAGGATTGCATGATGGTTCAGATTTTAATCAGGATAATATGTCTGGAAAACGTGTAAAATCAACAGTTGGCGTTATAGATGGATCAGTCCATGATCCAAAAGGGAATCAGGTCAATGTCCCTTCAGTTGGGCGAGCATCATCCATTACAGCTGCAGAGAGCGGACCAGTTCCACAGCTTGTTGCTATGTTTAGTACATTGGTTGCTCAGGGTGAAAAGGCAGCTGCATCTTTGGAGATTCTCATTTCGAGCATATCAGCTGACTTGCTAGCTGACGTAGTTATGGCTAACATCCGTAATCTTCCTCCCATATACCCTAAATCTGAAGGAGATGAAGTCCCACTTCTGGATATAGGTCCTCCTCCTGGTGTTGAACATGATGCCCATATAAAAAATTTGTCCTTGTTATTGACAGAAATACTTTCACATCCAAGCTCTTCCCAACTGAAAGAAGATAAAACTGGATCTCATCATCATTCAGGTTTAAGAGAGCTTGAG CATGCTCAAGAAGAAGAGGTAACACAGGCTACTGTGGGTGACGGAAATGTTGCATATGACGGCCTAGATTTTTCTAGTCAACAAGCATCAGTATCTACTGTTGAATCTGGTTCTCGTGAAGATATTCCATCTGGAATTCATACTGGTCATTCAGCCATAAAATCTGAAGTCACCGATGCCAAACTTCAGGAGGAAGAAATACCCGGTCTTTCTTTGTCCATTCAGGATGGCAGAATTGATGAAAATTTAACCGCTCTTTTATCAAATTCTACCAATTTAGAGGATGCTAATAATGACAAAGCCACTAATTTTGGTAATTCTCCTGTAGAATTGGCTCAATCTTTGTCAACTGATAGGTCTGAGGAGCTTAGCCCTAAAGTGGCCGTAACAGATTCAACTAGCATCAATTCCTCAACGCCAACTTCTCTCGGGATGATCGCACAGTTGGTTTTCCCCAAGATAACAGCACCTGTCATTGTCCTTGTCGATGAACAGAAGGATCAGCTACAAGAGCTTGCTTTTTTGCGCATTATTGATGCTTATAAGCAAGTTACAGCTGCTGGAGGATGGCAACTGCGTGTTTCTATTCTTGCACACTCAGGAATTGAG TTTCCTTCAGAGTTAGATCCATGGAAGTTGCTAAAGATGCATATATTTTCAGACTACGTAAAACATGAG GGGCACGAGATAACATTGCGCGTCCTCTACAGGCTATTTGGTGAGGCAGAAGAAGACCGAGACTTTTTTTCTTCTACAACCGCTACATCTGTTTATGAAACTTTTCTTCTCCACGTG TCAGAAACGCTAAGGGATTCTTTTCCTGCTTCTGACAAATCTCTAAATAGATTGCTTGGGGAAGTTCCTTATTTACcaaattcaatttttaaattgttggaGTGCTTGTGTTCTCCTGGATGCAATGCAGATGATAAAGAGTTACATGGTGGAGATCGAGTTATCCAGGGCCTCAGTATCGTGTGGAGCCTGATTTTACTGAGACCTCCAATCCGAGATGCTACCCTCAAAATTGCTTTGAAG aGTTCTGTTCATCACCTTGAAGAAGTAAGCATGAAGGCAATACGTCTG GTGGCCAATAAACTTTATCCTTtatcattcatatctgaaaaaattgaagattttGCCAAGGAAATGTTGCTGTCGGTTGCCAATGACAATCAAACAGTTGTTACGAATGAGGCTGATGTTATGCAATTGCTGATG GATGAGAAGATATCAAGTGAGAATCAACCAACGGGAgcgaaaataaataacattgcTGATGACACTCAGCATGTGGCTACATCTGCAAGCGGGCAATCTTCTGCTGTAGCTGAAGTGCAACGTTGCATGTCTCTATTTTTTGCCCTCTGCACAAAG AAGCACTCCCTTATTCGTCAAATATTTGATGTTTATAAAAGCATGTCCGAGGTGGCAAAGCAG GCAGTTCATCACCAACTCCCATTGCTTGTTCGAACAATTGGTTCATCCCATGAGCTCCTTGATATTATGTCAGACTTTCCATCTGAAAGTGAAGAACTTTTGATGCAg GCTGTGCATACACTTACCGATGGAACAATTCCTTCTCCAGAGTTATTAGCTACCATACGAAGGTTATATGATACAAAAATTAAG GATGTAGACATTCTTATTCCGATACTGCCTTTCCTGCCTAAAAACGAG GTTATGCGGATTTTTCCATATCTTGTGAATGCTCCACCGGATAAGTTTCAAGTAGCTCTCTCTCGAGTTATTCAG GGGTTAAATAACTCTGGTCCAGTGTTGACTCCAGCTGAATCGTTAATTGCCATCCATGGGATTGATCCTGAGAGGGATGGAATTCCTTTGAAGAAG GTCACAGATGCTTGTAACGTTTGTTTTGAGCAGCGAGACATATTCTCTCAGCAAGTTCTAGCCAAGGTCTTGAATCAATTG GTTGAGCAAATTCCTCTACCCTTGTTGTTTATGCGGACAGTACTGCAGGCCATAGGGGCTTTTCCTTCTCTG GTAGAATTCATAATGGAGATTCTTTCTCGTCTTGTTAGCAAGCAG ATATGGAAATACCCAAAACTGTGGGTAGGATTCATGAAGTGTGCTCTTTTGACAAAGCCACAATCCTTTGGTGTGCTGCTTCAG CTACCTCCGGCGCAGCTTGAAAATGCGCTGAACAGAACACCTGCTCTCAAGTCTCCTTTGGTTGCCCATGCAAACCAACCACACATAAGATCCTCACTTCCAAG
- the LOC140962134 gene encoding uncharacterized protein isoform X3, with product MVGKRTGSISRAKISGRINSVKYGGSGDIASKLNQLRRLREELCGADSVLLEEFLYPLLDLLSDSFSPVRKSITEIVGQIGSKHSEFLPEIVPALINILKDDAPAVARQAITCAIDIFRCTLIKVVIQGLYSSEFDESLKSSWEYVLKLRDEIYSLAFKVGSDGRRLPALKFVESVVLLYSPDPNGSLEPSSDQVSEEEFNVSWLRGGHPILNVGDLSLEASKSVGKLLDQLRLPAVKSVSNLMIIVLIKSLSTVARKRPAFYGRILPVLLGLDPSVSASEDFHISGSRHALKNAFECCLNCTHPGAVPWRDRLLSALSEMELGKSSEQEWNLMRENNGTIDLKDDSHISQTHESYAGRKRPGLHDGSDFNQDNMSGKRVKSTVGVIDGSVHDPKGNQVNVPSVGRASSITAAESGPVPQLVAMFSTLVAQGEKAAASLEILISSISADLLADVVMANIRNLPPIYPKSEGDEVPLLDIGPPPGVEHDAHIKNLSLLLTEILSHPSSSQLKEDKTGSHHHSGLRELEHAQEEEVTQATVGDGNVAYDGLDFSSQQASVSTVESGSREDIPSGIHTGHSAIKSEVTDAKLQEEEIPGLSLSIQDGRIDENLTALLSNSTNLEDANNDKATNFGNSPVELAQSLSTDRSEELSPKVAVTDSTSINSSTPTSLGMIAQLVFPKITAPVIVLVDEQKDQLQELAFLRIIDAYKQVTAAGGWQLRVSILAHSGIEFPSELDPWKLLKMHIFSDYVKHEGHEITLRVLYRLFGEAEEDRDFFSSTTATSVYETFLLHVSETLRDSFPASDKSLNRLLGEVPYLPNSIFKLLECLCSPGCNADDKELHGGDRVIQGLSIVWSLILLRPPIRDATLKIALKSSVHHLEEVSMKAIRLVANKLYPLSFISEKIEDFAKEMLLSVANDNQTVVTNEADVMQLLMDEKISSENQPTGAKINNIADDTQHVATSASGQSSAVAEVQRCMSLFFALCTKKHSLIRQIFDVYKSMSEVAKQAVHHQLPLLVRTIGSSHELLDIMSDFPSESEELLMQAVHTLTDGTIPSPELLATIRRLYDTKIKDVDILIPILPFLPKNEVMRIFPYLVNAPPDKFQVALSRVIQGLNNSGPVLTPAESLIAIHGIDPERDGIPLKKVTDACNVCFEQRDIFSQQVLAKVLNQLVEQIPLPLLFMRTVLQAIGAFPSLVEFIMEILSRLVSKQIWKYPKLWVGFMKCALLTKPQSFGVLLQLPPAQLENALNRTPALKSPLVAHANQPHIRSSLPRSSLVVLGIASDAQASSQPKPTQSQSVENGNSNKEAVTDVSKESST from the exons ATGGTGGGCAAAAGGACGGGTTCGATTTCGCGAGCGAAGATTTCGGGTCGAATAAATTCAGTAAAGTACGGCGGTTCCGGGGACATTGCATCGAAGCTCAACCAGCTGCGGCGGCTCCGAGAGGAGCTGTGTGGCGCGGACTCTGTTTTGTTGGAGGAATTCCTCTACCCTCTCCTTGACCTCCTTTCTGATAGTTTCAGCCCCGTTCGGAAATCCATCACTGA GATAGTTGGCCAAATTGGATCGAAGCACTCAGAGTTCTTGCCTGAAATTGTACCAGCACTGATAAATATTCTGAAGGATGATGCACCTGCTGTTGCTCGCCAGGCTATCACATGTGCGATTGATATATTTCGGTGTACTCTCATCAAAGTTGTGATCCAG GGCTTGTACTCAAGTGAGTTTGATGAATCACTTAAATCATCTTGGGAATATGTACTAAAGTTAAGAGATGAGATATACTCATTGGCGTTTAAG GTGGGAAGTGATGGGAGAAGGTTGCCCGCATTAAAGTTTGTCGAATCAGTTGTTTTACTTTACTCACCTGACCCTAATGGTTCTTTGGAACCTTCCTCTGATCAAGTTTCTGAAG AGGAATTCAATGTCTCGTGGCTTCGTGGAGGTCATCCTATACTTAATGTTGGAGATCTGTCACTTGAAGCAAGTAAAAGTGTGGGTAAACTGCTTGATCAACTGAGACTCCCTGCTGTGAAATCAGTTAGTAATCTAATGATTATCGTACTGATCAAAAG TCTTTCAACAGTTGCAAGGAAAAGGCCAGCCTTTTATGGTCGAATATTGCCAGTTTTACTCGGTTTGGATCCTTCAGTCTCTGCTAGCGAAGACTTTCATATTTCTGGGTCACGTCATGCTTTGAAGAATGCTTTTGAATGTTGTTTGAATTGTACACACCCTGGTGCTGTTCcg tgGCGGGACCGTCTTCTTAGTGCACTCAGCGAAATGGAACTTGGAAAATCATCTGAACAAGAATGGAACCTAATGCGTGAGAATAATGGAACAATAGACTTGAAAGATGATTCACATATTTCTCAGACTCATGAG AGTTATGCAGGGAGGAAAAGACCAGGATTGCATGATGGTTCAGATTTTAATCAGGATAATATGTCTGGAAAACGTGTAAAATCAACAGTTGGCGTTATAGATGGATCAGTCCATGATCCAAAAGGGAATCAGGTCAATGTCCCTTCAGTTGGGCGAGCATCATCCATTACAGCTGCAGAGAGCGGACCAGTTCCACAGCTTGTTGCTATGTTTAGTACATTGGTTGCTCAGGGTGAAAAGGCAGCTGCATCTTTGGAGATTCTCATTTCGAGCATATCAGCTGACTTGCTAGCTGACGTAGTTATGGCTAACATCCGTAATCTTCCTCCCATATACCCTAAATCTGAAGGAGATGAAGTCCCACTTCTGGATATAGGTCCTCCTCCTGGTGTTGAACATGATGCCCATATAAAAAATTTGTCCTTGTTATTGACAGAAATACTTTCACATCCAAGCTCTTCCCAACTGAAAGAAGATAAAACTGGATCTCATCATCATTCAGGTTTAAGAGAGCTTGAG CATGCTCAAGAAGAAGAGGTAACACAGGCTACTGTGGGTGACGGAAATGTTGCATATGACGGCCTAGATTTTTCTAGTCAACAAGCATCAGTATCTACTGTTGAATCTGGTTCTCGTGAAGATATTCCATCTGGAATTCATACTGGTCATTCAGCCATAAAATCTGAAGTCACCGATGCCAAACTTCAGGAGGAAGAAATACCCGGTCTTTCTTTGTCCATTCAGGATGGCAGAATTGATGAAAATTTAACCGCTCTTTTATCAAATTCTACCAATTTAGAGGATGCTAATAATGACAAAGCCACTAATTTTGGTAATTCTCCTGTAGAATTGGCTCAATCTTTGTCAACTGATAGGTCTGAGGAGCTTAGCCCTAAAGTGGCCGTAACAGATTCAACTAGCATCAATTCCTCAACGCCAACTTCTCTCGGGATGATCGCACAGTTGGTTTTCCCCAAGATAACAGCACCTGTCATTGTCCTTGTCGATGAACAGAAGGATCAGCTACAAGAGCTTGCTTTTTTGCGCATTATTGATGCTTATAAGCAAGTTACAGCTGCTGGAGGATGGCAACTGCGTGTTTCTATTCTTGCACACTCAGGAATTGAG TTTCCTTCAGAGTTAGATCCATGGAAGTTGCTAAAGATGCATATATTTTCAGACTACGTAAAACATGAG GGGCACGAGATAACATTGCGCGTCCTCTACAGGCTATTTGGTGAGGCAGAAGAAGACCGAGACTTTTTTTCTTCTACAACCGCTACATCTGTTTATGAAACTTTTCTTCTCCACGTG TCAGAAACGCTAAGGGATTCTTTTCCTGCTTCTGACAAATCTCTAAATAGATTGCTTGGGGAAGTTCCTTATTTACcaaattcaatttttaaattgttggaGTGCTTGTGTTCTCCTGGATGCAATGCAGATGATAAAGAGTTACATGGTGGAGATCGAGTTATCCAGGGCCTCAGTATCGTGTGGAGCCTGATTTTACTGAGACCTCCAATCCGAGATGCTACCCTCAAAATTGCTTTGAAG aGTTCTGTTCATCACCTTGAAGAAGTAAGCATGAAGGCAATACGTCTG GTGGCCAATAAACTTTATCCTTtatcattcatatctgaaaaaattgaagattttGCCAAGGAAATGTTGCTGTCGGTTGCCAATGACAATCAAACAGTTGTTACGAATGAGGCTGATGTTATGCAATTGCTGATG GATGAGAAGATATCAAGTGAGAATCAACCAACGGGAgcgaaaataaataacattgcTGATGACACTCAGCATGTGGCTACATCTGCAAGCGGGCAATCTTCTGCTGTAGCTGAAGTGCAACGTTGCATGTCTCTATTTTTTGCCCTCTGCACAAAG AAGCACTCCCTTATTCGTCAAATATTTGATGTTTATAAAAGCATGTCCGAGGTGGCAAAGCAG GCAGTTCATCACCAACTCCCATTGCTTGTTCGAACAATTGGTTCATCCCATGAGCTCCTTGATATTATGTCAGACTTTCCATCTGAAAGTGAAGAACTTTTGATGCAg GCTGTGCATACACTTACCGATGGAACAATTCCTTCTCCAGAGTTATTAGCTACCATACGAAGGTTATATGATACAAAAATTAAG GATGTAGACATTCTTATTCCGATACTGCCTTTCCTGCCTAAAAACGAG GTTATGCGGATTTTTCCATATCTTGTGAATGCTCCACCGGATAAGTTTCAAGTAGCTCTCTCTCGAGTTATTCAG GGGTTAAATAACTCTGGTCCAGTGTTGACTCCAGCTGAATCGTTAATTGCCATCCATGGGATTGATCCTGAGAGGGATGGAATTCCTTTGAAGAAG GTCACAGATGCTTGTAACGTTTGTTTTGAGCAGCGAGACATATTCTCTCAGCAAGTTCTAGCCAAGGTCTTGAATCAATTG GTTGAGCAAATTCCTCTACCCTTGTTGTTTATGCGGACAGTACTGCAGGCCATAGGGGCTTTTCCTTCTCTG GTAGAATTCATAATGGAGATTCTTTCTCGTCTTGTTAGCAAGCAG ATATGGAAATACCCAAAACTGTGGGTAGGATTCATGAAGTGTGCTCTTTTGACAAAGCCACAATCCTTTGGTGTGCTGCTTCAG CTACCTCCGGCGCAGCTTGAAAATGCGCTGAACAGAACACCTGCTCTCAAGTCTCCTTTGGTTGCCCATGCAAACCAACCACACATAAGATCCTCACTTCCAAG